The genomic segment ACTTTTGTACAAGATTCAACTAGGAGGATCTGATCAATTTTACTTAAActaccataataaaaaattaatataaccaAATTTTAAGATatgaaatatctcattttaaattcCTGATTAGATTTTATAATCTTTGTTATAATATTTgataaagaatacaaataacatcTTAGGTTTCAAGGTGGAATTTATAACCTCTCACATAATGGCATTATACAGTTAGCTACTCATcatcttaatttctccctcactCATCCTTAATAAGTGTATGTGTGAAATCATCTTGAAatgacaaactgaaaaataagatttctgttaaaattttgattttcagaGTCAACATTACTTACTGTGAAATCTAGAATTTTGTAcaatattatttcatatatactAATGAATTTTAAGATAAATACCTTCTAGATGATAAGCTTTTCAGATGCAGTAATGAAGAATCCAGATCAAAGCAACCTGATTGTGCCTTTCTTTGAGGAACCTAAGATTAAAATAATCACTTGTTAAGtttcaaaagaatttcaaaaaaaaaaaaagaaaaaagaatttcataagactgtaatttttttcttgaattgacagaacaattttcaaatgaaagctaagtgtatcttaaaaaataataaaacctctCCTAACAGCTTATTTAAAATCATGCTTTTTATTACATACTGTCCCTATGTCCTCATTTTATTAACTAGtttgaaaaaaacagatgattaataAAAGCACTTTTActaggttttgattttttttttttggccgagcttgtgggatcttagttccctgaccagggattgaacccagaccacagcagtgaaagtactgagtctaaaccactggaccaccagggaacatTCTAGGTTTTGATTTTGTAAGAACTAGAACCAGTTTTTTCTAAAACCAAATCTTACGTGGAATACCAATACATAATATAATAAGACTTTTACTTTACATACTTCTGTATTGAGGGGGGTAGCAATAAATGATTTATAGCTTTacaataaaagggggaaaaaagaattaaatggtgATGGGAGCCTGGGGTCCTGTCAGCTCTACTGTTCCTTTACCCATCCCTACCCGACCGCAGATTTCTAGGAATCCTGGCTGGGGCTTTACAGAGAATAGGTTTGAAAAATACTACTCTGGATTTTCAACCACTATTGTATACCAAATTACGTTTAAGACAAACCACAACTAGctcaaaataatctaaaaatgaaaGACCCAAGTGTAAATTAAAGGTAAAAATCACATATAACATGCAAATTAGAAGGATTTGTCTCTAGAattaatgttaaatatatataaagtatctaTCTGAGTGATTGGTCTGATTTGTGACTAAGAAACAGATGATACTGACAGTCTAAACAACCTCAATATTTTTGAGAGCAGTACAAATGCACCATGCTATATTCTGTAGTCAGAACTTAATGTGAAATTTTCAATCCAAATTCTCATGTCTTCAATTCGGGAAAGTTTTCTACTTTCATTTCTTCTAATACTGCATTTTCCTTATTCCATCTAGTCTTCCTTTTGGAATTTCTATTAGGCTTATATTGaacatctcattttatcctccagGGCTGTTTCATATGTTACCATTTCCCTTGCCTTCTGTACTTTATTCTAGGTGCTTTCTTAGTATGTGTCTATCCATTGACTACATCTCTATTTAGCTGATTCCACTCCACCATTTAAtccatctgtatgtgtatgtgcatgtgtgtgtacacttcaattatattttttcatatttttaatttctatttttctaatccCACATGTTCTCTTATCTCAGTTCCCTGTCTTTATCTTCATTTATCTcttggaacattttaaaaagaattactttCAATTCTCTTTCAAGTTGCTATGATAACAGGATTCCTAAATATGAATTCTCCCACTTCTTGCTCTTGCTGATTCTTTTaaggcagtggtccccaacctttttggcaccagggaccagtttcacgGGAGATAAGTCttccacggggtgggggggggagagggggttcACGCAGAATTGAGAGTGATGAGGGgcaatggggagtggcagatgaagcttcattcACTCACTGTTATTGGTCCATGGCCCCGGGGTTGGGGATTTTAAGGTGCTTTGTAATTTTAATTCACCTGAGATCATCTTCAGCAAGAGTTATCTTCCATGAAAATAAATCCTTGGTGTCATGGGTTACAGATGTGGGATAGTTTCACATTTTCTCATAGACAGCACAAATTCGGAACCCCCTACCCATGGGTGACTTAGGCTTAGGTCCAAATTCTTTTGGGGGCTTCTTTTCCCAACTACTCTATATCTCCCTGTCACACCCTTAAGTAAATAGGTGagttttcttctcctctcccatTTCTAAAATGGCTGTCCTTCTCTGTTTCTGGCTTTATGGAGTTTGGTTTTAGGCCCCAGCTATGATCAATGTAGACCTGACTCCTGATCCAGCAAGAGCACTATATCAGATTTAGATATCCCAGAAGGTAATAATTTGCCCCAAGTTAGTATTTGGAGATTTATCTTTCTTGCTCCTACACTGTATTATGTATTGAGAAGATGTGTTAATATTTTATCCAGGATTTCTGTGTTTGGGAAACAGGAAGGATCTTCTTGTATCAACTCAGTCCACCATATTGAACAGAAGTCTGTAGTGCTTTTTACACCAGCATGATGTTGCAAGTTTCTTCCTGATCACTTAGGAATTTCGAAAGCACCTCATAGGCAGGTCAAACATTTGgggttattttaaattgtttggaATTCAACTTCTCTCAAATAAACACCTAAGTTCCAAGTTACAAATCTAGATCTCTTACTCAAGAATTATTTTTTGAACATATGCCAGATACTGTATGCTCTGAGTTTACTTAAAAAActcacataaaaacagaaattatctTATGTCAGTagcaaaataaacatgtttttagTTTGCTAGATTATTGACTACTTACCTCTGGTTTAATTGAAATGGCAGCTCTAGCAACTAACCATCAATTCTTACCATATGTCAGGAACAATACTAATCATCCTCCCAACACTAAGGTGGACATCATCACCCCCttcttacagatgaggcaactgaggctcacagGTAATATTTCTCAcctaatgtcacacagctagggTGAAGTCAGTATGACTCCAAAATGAGGCTCTTCATCATCACAGTCaatctataaatttatttgtaaatgcaGAGTGGGAAAACTTACATGTCTCAAAATAAGATGATTAACTGTACGGGTCCCAAGTCAAAGACAGCCACAAATTTGATTCCTAGATGATCCAGCTGGTGGTGTCAACTAGCCTCAGTACTACAATACAAATCTATTTATAGGAAATCCACTTAACACTAAGTATTTTCCTTACGTTTAGTAAGAATTAATATGCTGGACAAAagaatttcagagaaattttATAATCCTAAtacaataaattcatttttattcatttttctgccctTTATCCACATTAACATTTAGCTATCAAatgtgtgaaaaaatattttaccactGGAAACTTATTTTgaaggtatttaatttttttcagttaaaatttggataaaatgatttgcaaacattttacatgttttgtaattctaaacataaaataagagaaaaacacttACAGGACTGGAAAGAAGAGGCAATCCAGTTCGAGGATGAAAGGCTCTGGTTGAGGTTCCATCCAAGGAATGAAAATTATGTTTCTGCCAGACACTTGAGTGTTTAAGTGGTATAGTTCTCTGCTAGGAAAAGAATTAGATTTTAATGGtaatgtttaagattttttttgtttttagatttattcTTAATATGTACTGAGGTATTACATTCTTGGTGGTAAGACTAAAGACCCATCtttctatacacacatatatatacactttaatCAGAAAACAGCGTTCAAGGACTTTTTCTAAGATGCTGCATAAACTCAAATATTCTAAAGAAAGTATGTCCAAAAACAACTGCCTTatcaacatatttataaatactcAGTCTAACATCTAGTAAGATAATAttcaattcttttaatttttgaaaaaaacaactcagaaaaaaatagtataatattctaaaatataaaactatgtcAATAGCAAGAGCCattctcaaaaaatataatttggtaCAGCatgatacaaaaatataaatgtgaattttaaagtaTACTTAACACAGTCACAGTACCATATTTTTGAAATGATATAAGAAATAGACTAATTCTTAAGAATTTAGGCAAGTTTATACCCAGAAAtcaaaaattcataaaaacatgaataaaaatcagaaaagactAATTGGGGTCCTGGCTCTACCATTAACTAGCATTATGACCtcgggcaaattacttaacctctccaggCCTAGagtcctcatttgtaaactggCATTAGTAATAGCACCTAATAGTGTAGTGAAAAGATTTAGTAAGCCAACATGTATAAAACATTCATAAGAGTGCCTGGGCACATGGTAAAtactttataattatatttaaaaggagCATATGAAAAAACAAATCTTAGTGGCTTGAAAAATATGGTCAAAGTCTCCCCATTAGGTACCAGAAAGGATCATGAAAAGCTAGTATTCTTAAGGCCAGGGTAGGTTTTTGTGACAATTATAGTTTTAGGAAATTGGAAACTGTCATTTGATTAAACCCATGCGTTAGAGGAGATCTTCTGTTGAAAAATATTAATTGGGAAAGGCATAATTTTAAGACTCTAATGTCCAGCAAAACCAATTTGTATGATAAAAAAGATGAATCAAGGTCATTCAGATTTGGATCAAGGCAATTAAGTAGTTTTCAATATAACTGAGATATAAATTTGTGATCCTTCttggagaaataaaatttaacgagaaataaaggaataataattttctaaagttaaaaaGTGGTTTGGTGGACAGtcaaataaaatggaattaactTAAATATCTTTGATTTATTGAAGTGCattaaacatttacaaaatgtttaaatatctATAATTTATCACCACAACTATAAGCAAAAGAGAttcatcattcttattttaaaatcaaggaGACTGAGGGTTTTAGAAGTTAAGTGATTTATTCAGTTTCACTCAAGGACCAAATTGTCAGGACTGGAACCTAGGTATTTTGACCAACAGCCCAGTGATTTCACTACAGAGATTCCTAAAATCCTTAGCTGAGCAGTGGCATAACACAATGGGCACACTGCTTGTACTAGGCCACAGCTGCTAACAAACAATACATTAAGCTAATGATACAAATTTCATTTCTGACTTCTACTCTCCAGCAACTGTTCATAgtattgaaataaacaaaaaaaggggCAACAGGAAGAATTTACCTAGCATTTGCTCTTAAGTGGGTGGGTTATTTACAAGGATATTAATCACTAGCTCTGCAGCAAGTTTATTATATCAGACAGTGTGTTCTGTAGATAATGGGCACGGTGGGCCTTTATAATTAGATCTCCTGTAAACAAGATTCAAATCATAACAAATGTTTGAGGATTATATTTGAAATGTTAGATATTACTTACCAAcacctctttatttttcagtCGTTCACACATAGACAAACagtctttcatattctttctctGAGAACAGCTTAGAGATTTTTCATCAATTGGATCTTCTTTCTTATCCTGTTCATTTTTCGATTGTTCTGGCTTTTTGCATTTGAAACCTTCAccatctttattgagataattttCTATACTATTAAGTTGAGTATTTTGTTCACATGACTTAGGTCTTTTAGAGTCTTTATTTGAGCACTCATTTTCATGTTTGTTCAAATAACCAGACACTTCCAATacagtaacttttatttttgagtcatttttttttgaattatcaAACTGGTAATTGTTAAAAGATTCCGGATTAtaactttcatttattattattttgtccttaTGCTTATTTGTGCAAATCTGTTTGTCAATACTGTTACAATTTGAATACTGTTTATCGATTTCATTGTTAATTTCTTGCTCCTTAAATTGACACTGAGAAAGAGTGTTTTCCAATCTGATTGTCAAATCTAAGTTATTTTCTTTGCAATGAGACATATTTGAAGGACTTGTTAAACCAGTGGCTTTGTTCTGTGTCTCTCGAAATGTACTTTGGATTTCACTAGGATTGTCCTGATACAGATTTCTTCTTGTTTGAAGTTTCAAAGAAGGCTTGACTTTACTACTGcatttaaaagaactaaaatatttattaggtacTAAGTTTTTCCCTTCACTGATGTCATCTAACAAGGAAAGTTTTGTATTAGAAATGGAAACAGAGGCATCATCCTTgttttctttcaacaaatttttGTCTTCATAGGAACTCCTAAACACTTTAGAAGGAACTGAACTGGAATCCTGCATATTGAATGATTGCCGGGGCATATGAGATGCCGTTAGATCAATATGCTCCAAGTGCTGAGCAATCCTTGCAATGACATCTTGCCGTTCCTGGAGTAAAGAGCTTATCAAAGGATTAGTCTCACCAACAGACTGACGAGAATGAAGACCATTAGAGATGCAAGTGTCACTTCGAGGAGTTTCTAGTTTTCCTCGAATTTTCCCTTCATTGGTGTCTTCTGAGGAGGTGAGCTCTGGACTACCAAAAGAAATGGAGaatgtttctttacattttttcacattttcattttcctgtgaaACCCAGAAAAGTTTTGAATTAAGTGAACTAGATTCTTGTGTATTAAGTGGATGTCCAGAAACATGTGAAGTGCTTGGATCACAGTGAATCAAATGCTGAGCTATTCTTGCAATAACTTCTTGTCGCTCCTGAATTAAAGAGCCTATTAAAGGATTAGTCTCACCAACTGACTGCCAGGAACTCTGGCGGCTAGATTCACTGGAATCAATcactgaaaatgattttaaagttcTCACTGATGTTTCATGTGGCTTTTTATCTCCTATACCACTGAAGCCCAGAATATTGCCTTGAGATGTTCCATAGTCAGCTTTACTGCTAGTGCCCAGATACAGTTTGACATTTTTGACAGCTGCAGTATATTCTGGAGTTGTGCCATTTTTTGCATGTAATATTATGCTTTCGGGTGCCATGGTCCAAGTTTGTTTGCTACACAGACGTTGTGAACTGTTTGTACTACATTGTTCTGCTTCAGTAGAATTTCGGTGCTGATGGGTTTTGAGTTCATGTTCTTGAATTCTTTTCTCATAAAGGCCAATATTAGTGTGAATACTACAGGTCAAAACGGGATAATTAGATTGTCTGGGCAAGGACTGAACGCTGACTTTCAAGGCCACGTTGTGAGAAACATTGGGAACAGGAAACACATGTTCAATTGGAGtctgtgaaaaattccactgTAGGTCTACATCAGCAGCACTGATTCTAGAATCAcgcagaaaaaaatggaatcaatGGATTATAAAACATCaccattatatattatttaaaaatttttaaagttatatactTACCTTTGTTTGCATTAATTACTATTGAGATCTTATTTTAACCTACTTTACCATGCACGTCATTCCAACAAAACCAACATAAATAGATTATGCCTGGAATAGGGACAATCTTCTTTTTAAGAACACTATTCTACTAAAGCattaaagttcaaaaatattgtcatttaaaattaattgtcaaaacagaaaaaaaggacttTCTGTTTACTAGTAAATAAACAGATTCAGGTAATTTAATTGTGCAAGGTGATTAAGAGATACTCTCTATCTCATGGCCACTTACCTAAAGAGACAGTTATTTAGCAGCCTGTGTGTTTACAGTTTCCAAGATCTAAAAATTAAGTAAGTCTACTATTACGGAAATTCAACAGCCCAGAAagtttttccactttatttataATGGTGGTACGTATTTATTGTTGGTTCTCTAAAGTAAGCTTAAAATTTCTCTGAAAACTATGCTACACTAAATTtaaaccaagaaacaaaattcATATTGAGTCATATCTAAATTTCTCTAACTTGTTTAGAAAAAAACTTCAGTAAATTTTGTCCACTTATatttagaaatgaaggaaataaacttcttaaaaagtaaaataccaCTCAGTAGCTAACCACTGTAGCTGAATATACACTGTCCTTTTTCTGCCTTAGACATACCTGTAAAGAATATTTCGTGGAATAGCACCATGAGAAACACTCAGCCAAGCACTTAAttgagaaaaaaacacaaatgagcGGACAGCCAATAGGAGAGTCTTCTCTTCAATAAATCGATCGCCACTCctaaggaaagtaaaaaaaagcaTCATCTAAATGTCAGCAAGTACAAAATGACTGAATTTTAGAAAGACAGAAGCTGAAATAAACATTTCGGTCAGGATATGTGCTTTCAAGAGTATAGGAGTGCATTTACCAGTGTCACTTGAAGTCACATAAGTACTAAACATGTAAATTTTACTACATAAATAGAGGGATTCaaagatatatattattaaaataatttatagaaagTAATAGAAAACCTGATTTTCCAAGGACAACTTCAAACTCAGTTCAACTTACTGTCGAGGAACTGGCTCCAATATCCATCTCTCTAATAATAACGCATCTTGCTTGATTGCAGGATCATTTAGGTCAATTCCTTCTATGGTGGGCCCATCATCACTGTAGCAGCAGTCTGGTAGTAGCATCACTTCCACCATGATTGGAAGGTTATTCTTCCACAGCAATGCAACCTCAGACCTAGTTCGTCTGGCTTGGCGACACTTGGAGAAGATGCAGATAAGCAAAATGGCTCAACAGCCCAcccaattttatatttaaatttgaaaagtaaaattgtaaAGCAGACATCTGTATGAAAATGAGTTGCCTACTGCAGGGCTTTGCTCAGGCTTGTCTGTCTATTTAGGTTTCCTCATTAAACAATGCATCAGCACCATGAGCTTTAGAGTGTGGGGATTAGTAGCAAACAACAATTACCATGCAAATTTTCTTGGGGGAGGATATCTTTGCTCTATTTTGTGGAAAAAGAACTACCATGCACAATGTCTGACAGGCCTCAAGATGGCCCAGCCTTGCCTCATTTGTTAATTATATCATTAATTATAGAGGAAAGAGTCATTCTAAGAGCAAAATATCAAAAACTGATTTTCATTAAACACTCAAAATAGACAAGAttttataagtttaaaattttggatTACATTTGAGAAACTAACTGGGAGAAAAATCCTTACAGCAAATTATATGCTACATaccaaaataaatacttttaacaGTATTGTACAAAAACATTAATGATAGCAAAAAGTATTCTCCCATTAAAAAGGGGAGGGATATAAGAGGGAAACTGATTAGTGTAGGGAAGATAATTACGAACATCAATCTACTAAATAGATAAGAACACAAAGTCGATGAACCAGGGCTGAGATTAAAACTAAAGAAAGCTAATTCATAGTAACAAAGATAAtcttaaaattgtgtgtgtggaGGCAGGTATGAAACTGGCACCCACCTGCCTGCAGATGGAAAAGCTATCTACTGTGCCTTCAAGAGCCTTTGTTTATGGGTCAAAGTTATAGCTGTGGTTCAGGATTAGtactttttctttatgttatGACCAATTTTATACTTAAATGTGAACATTATAATTGTGATGTAACAAAGGTGATGGCAatttaaattagtttatttaaaagaaagataaaaagca from the Hippopotamus amphibius kiboko isolate mHipAmp2 chromosome 2, mHipAmp2.hap2, whole genome shotgun sequence genome contains:
- the ATOSA gene encoding atos homolog protein A isoform X2, with the translated sequence MVFSGNKGLHREDTLDEYFEYDAEEFLVSLALLITEGRTPECSVKGRTESFHCPPAQSCYPVTTKHECSDKLAQCRQARRTRSEVALLWKNNLPIMVEVMLLPDCCYSDDGPTIEGIDLNDPAIKQDALLLERWILEPVPRQSGDRFIEEKTLLLAVRSFVFFSQLSAWLSVSHGAIPRNILYRISAADVDLQWNFSQTPIEHVFPVPNVSHNVALKVSVQSLPRQSNYPVLTCSIHTNIGLYEKRIQEHELKTHQHRNSTEAEQCSTNSSQRLCSKQTWTMAPESIILHAKNGTTPEYTAAVKNVKLYLGTSSKADYGTSQGNILGFSGIGDKKPHETSVRTLKSFSVIDSSESSRQSSWQSVGETNPLIGSLIQERQEVIARIAQHLIHCDPSTSHVSGHPLNTQESSSLNSKLFWVSQENENVKKCKETFSISFGSPELTSSEDTNEGKIRGKLETPRSDTCISNGLHSRQSVGETNPLISSLLQERQDVIARIAQHLEHIDLTASHMPRQSFNMQDSSSVPSKVFRSSYEDKNLLKENKDDASVSISNTKLSLLDDISEGKNLVPNKYFSSFKCSSKVKPSLKLQTRRNLYQDNPSEIQSTFRETQNKATGLTSPSNMSHCKENNLDLTIRLENTLSQCQFKEQEINNEIDKQYSNCNSIDKQICTNKHKDKIIINESYNPESFNNYQFDNSKKNDSKIKVTVLEVSGYLNKHENECSNKDSKRPKSCEQNTQLNSIENYLNKDGEGFKCKKPEQSKNEQDKKEDPIDEKSLSCSQRKNMKDCLSMCERLKNKEVLRTIPLKHSSVWQKHNFHSLDGTSTRAFHPRTGLPLLSSPVPQRKAQSGCFDLDSSLLHLKSLSSRSPRPCLNIEDDPDIREKPFLSSSAPPITSLSLLGNFEESVLNYRLDPLGIVDGFTAEVGASGVFCPTHLTLPVEVSFYSVSDDNAPSPYMGVITLESLGKRGYRVPPSGTIQVTLFNPNKTVVKMFVVIYDLRDMPANHQTFLRQRTFSVPVKQEMKRSVNKENIRHTEERLLRYLIHLRFQSSKSGKIYLHRDVRLLFSRKSMEVDSGAAYELKSYTESPTNPQFSPRC